A region of Drosophila mauritiana strain mau12 chromosome 3L, ASM438214v1, whole genome shotgun sequence DNA encodes the following proteins:
- the LOC117139356 gene encoding trypsin: MNILALILLLISGHKTSALSPQERIVGGVEVPIHLTPWLASITVHGNYSCSSALITSQWLVTAGHCVHYPDSYSVRAGSTYTDGGGQRRDVVSVILHPDFKLSTLENDIALLKLDKPFTLGGNIQVVKLPLPGLNILPLSLLVAGWGNPDATASDSEPRLRGTMVEVIDQRRCQRLYSHLHRPITVDMVCAAGAGRDHCYGDSGAPLVHRGSSYGIVSFAHGCADPHFPGVYTRLANYVTWIFNVLESG; encoded by the coding sequence ATGAACATTTTGGCGTTGATTTTACTGCTCATTTCTGGTCATAAAACCAGTGCTTTATCGCCCCAGGAACGGATCGTGGGTGGAGTAGAGGTGCCCATTCATCTTACACCATGGTTGGCTTCGATTACGGTGCATGGCAACTATAGTTGCAGTTCGGCATTGATTACATCCCAGTGGTTGGTCACGGCTGGACATTGTGTTCATTATCCAGATAGCTACTCCGTTCGCGCAGGATCTACTTACACTGATGGGGGTGGTCAGCGAAGGGACGTAGTGAGTGTTATCCTTCATCCAGATTTCAAACTAAGTACTCTGGAGAACGACATCGCCTTGTTGAAGTTAGATAAACCCTTTACTTTGGGAGGAAATATTCAGGTGGTGAAGCTACCGCTTCCGGGTCTTAATATACTTCCACTATCCCTCTTGGTTGCCGGTTGGGGCAATCCAGATGCCACTGCCAGTGATTCGGAGCCCAGACTACGTGGCACAATGGTGGAAGTTATTGATCAGAGACGCTGCCAGCGCCTTTACTCCCATCTGCATCGTCCCATCACGGTTGATATGGTGTGTGCAGCAGGAGCTGGACGAGATCATTGCTACGGAGACTCAGGAGCTCCTTTGGTTCACCGCGGCAGTAGCTATGGAATCGTATCCTTTGCGCATGGATGTGCTGACCCACATTTTCCAGGCGTGTACACTAGACTGGCCAACTATGTTACCTGGATCTTCAACGTCCTGGAAAGTGGTTGA
- the LOC117139226 gene encoding trypsin alpha-3: MISSVSGIVLIANLWILVAGGQLNNWSGYYVDNGTHYLLYEGPRVKPQTFLPGNISTNPAINALEAQDYLPTRIVNGKKIKCSRAPYQCALHYNKYFICGCVILNRRWILTAQHCKIGNPGSYTVRAGSTQQRRGGQLRQVQKTVCHPNYSEYTMKNDLCMMKLKTPLNLGRCVQKVKLPSTRTKRFPKCYLASGWGLTSANAQNVQRYLRGVIVCKVRRAKCQQDYRGTGIKIYKQMICAKRKNRDTCSGDSGGPLVHNGVLYGVTSFGIGCASAKYPGVYVNVLQYTRWIKKVAKNN, translated from the coding sequence ATGATTTCAAGTGTATCGGGAATAGTTCTTATTGCGAATCTGTGGATCCTGGTGGCAGGTGGTCAATTGAACAACTGGAGCGGTTACTATGTAGACAATGGCACCCACTATCTGCTTTATGAGGGGCCACGTGTGAAGCCCCAGACTTTTTTACCCGGAAATATATCCACTAACCCCGCCATAAATGCTCTGGAGGCACAGGACTACCTGCCAACTCGAATAGTGAACGGCAAGAAGATCAAGTGCTCCAGGGCACCATACCAGTGTGCTCTTCACTATAATAAATACTTCATTTGTGGTTGTGTTATACTTAATCGGCGATGGATTCTAACTGCCCAGCATTGCAAAATCGGCAATCCGGGAAGCTATACAGTTCGAGCGGGATCAACGCAGCAGAGAAGAGGCGGTCAACTTCGACAGGTTCAGAAAACTGTGTGCCATCCGAACTACAGTGAATACACCATGAAGAACGACTTGTGCATGATGAAGCTGAAGACTCCACTGAATCTCGGCCGGTGTGTGCAAAAGGTGAAGCTTCCCTCCACGAGAACGAAGCGATTTCCCAAATGTTACCTGGCCAGCGGATGGGGTCTGACCTCAGCCAACGCACAGAATGTCCAACGATATCTGCGAGGCGTGATAGTGTGCAAGGTGAGGCGAGCCAAGTGCCAGCAGGATTATCGGGGCACCGGGATCAAGATCTACAAGCAAATGATCTGCGCCAAGCGAAAGAACCGAGACACTTGCTCCGGAGACTCCGGAGGTCCACTGGTCCATAATGGCGTGCTCTACGGAGTGACGTCGTTCGGAATCGGTTGTGCCAGTGCCAAATATCCGGGAGTATATGTCAATGTGTTGCAATATACTCGCTGGATTAAGAAGGTCGCAAAGAATAATTAA
- the LOC117139229 gene encoding mite allergen Der p 3 — translation MPLTAEIDCPLFNCSSTNSNIALQCRPSRMMKCGDGNNKSHHSVHLIDKLMGGSRADRTGGSKEEEVELMLGASGQIQMAWSLESGVHRACYRYRQLMATAIIADIWRLVGFLGLVICAPLLLLGSGSEGREKDPSWSGYYKDNGTHYLLYGKPEDIAQTPNFGNISSNPFINALEAQESFPTRIVNGKRIPCTEAPFQGSLHYEGYFVCGCVIINKFWILTAHHCFFGPPEKYTVRVGSDQQRRGGQLRHVKKIVALAAYDDYTMRHDLAMMKLRSPVYFGKCVRPVKLPSTKTTKFPKKFVVSGWGLTSANAQNVQRYLRRVQLDYIKRSKCRKMYKKAGLKVYKDMICASRTSKDSCSGDSGGPLTSSGVLYGIVSWGIGCANKNYPGVYVNCKRYVPWIKKVIHKY, via the exons ATGCCGCTGACGGCTGAGATTGATTGC CCGCTTTTCAACTGCAGCTCCACCAATTCCAACATCGCGCTGCAGTGCCGCCCCAGTCGCATGATGAAGTGTGGAGacggcaacaacaagagcCACCACTCGGTGCACTTAATTGACAAGT TGATGGGCGGATCCCGGGCGGACAGGACAGGAGGGTctaaggaggaggaggtggagctGATGCTGGGTGCGTCTGGCCAGATCCAAATGGCGTGGAGCTTGGAGTCTGGAGTACACCGAGCCTGCTATCGCTATCGGCAGCTGATGGCTACGGCGATAATTGCCGATATCTGGCGACTGGTCGG GTTCCTAGGGCTTGTCATATGTGCGCCACTACTACTGCTCGGATCAGGAAGTGAGGGACGAGAAAAGGATCCTTCGTGGTCAGGATACTATAAGGACAATGGAACTCATTACTTGCTGTACGGAAAGCCAGAGGATATCGCACAAACACCCAACTTTGGAAATATATCCTCGAATCCTTTCATCAACGCCCTGGAAGCCCAGGAAAGTTTTCCGACAAGAATCGTCAATGGCAAAAGGATTCCGTGCACAGAAGCTCCCTTCCAGGGATCCCTGCACTACGAAGGATACTTTGTTTGTGGCTGTGTGATCATCAATAAATTTTGGATCCTAACTGCTCACCACTGCTTTTTTGGACCACCAGAAAAGTACACCGTGCGAGTTGGATCGGATCAACAGAGACGAGGTGGTCAGTTGCGTCATGTGAAGAAGATCGTAGCGTTGGCGGCCTACGATGACTACACCATGCGACACGATCTGGCCATGATGAAACTGAGATCACCGGTCTACTTTGGCAAATGTGTTAGGCCTGTGAAGCTACCCTCcaccaaaacaacaaaatttcCCAAGAAATTTGTAGTCAGCGGATGGGGTCTTACCTCGGCTAATGCCCAGAATGTCCAACGCTATCTACGCCGCGTGCAACTCGACTATATAAAACGGTCAAAGTGCcgaaaaatgtacaaaaaagCCGGGCTGAAAGTATACAAGGACATGATCTGCGCCAGTCGAACGAGCAAGGATAGCTGCTCCGGAGATTCTGGTGGTCCGCTGACCAGCAGTGGCGTCCTTTATGGAATCGTGTCCTGGGGCATTGGTTGCGCCAACAAAAACTATCCCGGTGTTTATGTCAATTGCAAACGATACGTGCCTTGGATTAAAAAAGTCattcataaatattaa
- the LOC117140968 gene encoding serine/arginine repetitive matrix protein 2 isoform X1 codes for MGCASSTPMVATAGSEMLKAASHVKQKGEAVVEDASETLTTTLDTAKETVGTAVAGITTELGNAFKEGTQALDEAKHKVMEGLHLEEPQESESKTDPVEATMTSSRAPTPKMQEDTDSLKTTTPEPEIERALANEEESPPTPKPSLEEMVLISAEVSQATAADAPAPPAAEPTSAPATDAPATESSAAVENRKVRRKLVKTKKKDEEEHRPSTTEWEKFADQLAKSKKFKPYESFAHSQNKFSVYQDYTSLRDKPNHYDGHFSGGNSQSASQSDLSSGHITPAPSRRGQREFAKFVGSEQAGSISRSSSRLSNAATSRTFDLNPQRERISLSLATRIGSGIQRAPAERISGWGRGRPAPLVEEPGYGRRMSTGVIQQPLKAGREKFLGNGSRRAVKPITPTREKSSKKQPSKIISSRESSYLDFDPRSPLSISKTLPKDVVRSRESSLNEFDSIKAQRTPLKGSKPLTKAVVPLRNVSSREPSYLEIESLKTNHNPSRLQKPSVKETVKSRESSYIEFDSFKEDKSPRKSEAMEKKIVRSREHSYHEIDSYKAQTSPFRTAPPMQSDKAPKLPQNFTQSNNIPKENLPQRDCSPSDATQTSTNQNQSSAPQTPKKTDTPKAVVPKSKMPSPPISRASSAKSSDSSNLDVIIQPMSSLNTPSIKSFTQSPDQVVMEGYEDSDLEAALARLEILRRSTATLHSLRSCSPGRHTYTGSLLSSRRTSPWVMRKNYGGTLGHKVKPQELVESLKTPQAIHQTLERCDICYNEFLIN; via the exons ATGGGCTGTGCCAGCAGCACtcccatggttgcaacggcgGGCAGCGAAATGCTGAAAGCCGCCAGCCATGTCAAACAGAAGGGCGAGGCCGTCGTGGaag ACGCCTCTGAAACACTGACCACCACTTTGGACACGGCCAAGGAGACCGTTGGCACGGCGGTGGCGGGAATTACCACTGAGCTGGGCAACGCCTTCAAGGAGGGCACTCAGGCTCTGGACGAGGCCAAGCACAAGGTGATGGAGGGTCTGCACCTGGAAGAGCCACAGGAATCCGAATCGAAAACAGATCCGGTAGAGGCAACGATGACCAGTTCCCGAGCACCGACGCCCAAAATGCAGGAAGATACGGATAGCCTGAAGACCACCACTCCAGAGCCGGAGATCGAACGTGCTCTGGCCAACGAGGAGGAGAGCCCACCGACTCCGAAACCCTCGCTGGAGGAGATGGTTCTGATAAGTGCCGAAGTCTCGCAGGCAACTGCTGCGGATGCACCTGCTCCGCCGGCTGCCGAGCCTACATCCGCTCCAGCAACAGATGCACCCGCAACCGAATCCTCCGCTGCCGTGGA AAATCGTAAAGTGCGCCGCAAATTGgtcaaaacgaaaaaaaaggaTGAAGAGGAACATAGACCCAGTACCACCGAGTGGGAGAAATTCGCAGATCAGTTAGCCAAAAGCAAGAAGTTTAAGCCCTACGAGAGCTTTGCCCACAGTCAAAACAAGTTCTCCGTTTACCAGGATTACACCAGTCTGAGGGATAAGCCGAATCACTACGATGGTCATTTTAGCGGTGGAAACTCACAGAGTGCATCCCAATCGGATTTGTCCAGCGGGCACATAACTCCAGCCCCCTCTCGCCGAGGGCAGCGGGAGTTTGCCAAATTCGTGGGTTCCGAACAGGCGGGCAGTATATCCCGGTCCAGTTCCAGACTCTCGAATGCTGCCACTTCCAGGACCTTCGATTTAAATCCACAACGCGAACGCATCAGTCTTTCACTGGCCACTCGCATTGGTTCCGGTATTCAAAGAGCTCCTGCTGAAAGGATTTCCGGTTGGGGTAGAGGAAGGCCGGCTCCATTGGTGGAGGAACCTGGATACGGGCGCAGGATGAGCACTGGAGTTATTCAACAACCTTTGAAAGCCGGAAGAGAGAAATTCCTAGGCAATGGAAGTCGCCGGGCAGTGAAACCCATAACCCCGACAAGGGAAAAGTCTTCCAAGAAGCAGCCTTCCAAGATTATTTCCTCGCGAGAGTCATCTTATTTGGATTTCGATCCTCGCAGTCCACTAAGTATTAGCAAAACTTTACCAAAGGATGTAGTACGGTCCAGAGAATCATCTTTGAATGAGTTTGATTCCATTAAGGCTCAAAGAACACCCTTAAAAGGATCAAAGCCCTTAACTAAGGCTGTAGTGCCATTAAGGAATGTATCTTCCAGAGAACCATCTTATTTGGAAATAGAGTCTTTGAAAACCAATCACAATCCTTCAAGGCTACAAAAACCTTCAGTTAAGGAGACTGTTAAGTCTAGAGAGTCCTCCTACATAGAATTTGATTCCTTTAAAGAGGATAAAAGTCCGCGGAAATCAGAAGCTATGGAAAAGAAAATTGTACGCTCAAGAGAGCATTCATACCATGAAATTGATTCCTATAAAGCACAAACGAGTCCTTTTAGAACAGCTCCACCTATGCAATCAGATAAAGCCCCGAAACTACCTCAGAATTTCACCCAATCAAACAATATTCCAAAGGAGAACTTACCTCAGAGAGATTGCAGTCCAAGTGATGCAACCCAAACTTCAACAAACCAAAATCAATCCTCCGCACCCCAAACACCTAAAAAGACAGACACTCCGAAAGCTGTTGTTCCCAAATCAAAGATGCCATCCCCACCGATTTCCAGGGCTTCCAGCGCAAAATCCTCAGACAGCAGCAATTTAGATGTGATAATCCAACCCATGAGCAGTCTGAATACACCTAGTATAAAGTCCTTTACCCAGTCACCGGATCAAGTTGTCATGGAGGGCTATGAGGATTCCGATCTGGAGGCTGCGCTGGCCAGACTGGAAATCTTGAGAAGATCAACGGCCACATTGCACTCCCTAAGATCCTGCAGTCCTGGCAGGCACACCTATACAGGCTCCTTACTAAGTTCTCGACGTACTTCGCCTTGGGTGATGAGGAAGAATTACGGAGGCACTCTTGGCCACAAAGTAAAGCCACAAGAATTGGTGGAGTCCCTGAAAACTCCACAGGCCATTCATCAAACCCTCGAACGCTGCGATATTTGCTACAATGAGTTTCTTATAAACTAG
- the LOC117140968 gene encoding cell division protein FtsN isoform X2, translated as MGCASSTPMVATAGSEMLKAASHVKQKGEAVVEDASETLTTTLDTAKETVGTAVAGITTELGNAFKEGTQALDEAKHKVMEGLHLEEPQESESKTDPVEATMTSSRAPTPKMQEDTDSLKTTTPEPEIERALANEEESPPTPKPSLEEMVLISAEVSQATAADAPAPPAAEPTSAPATDAPATESSAAVDPIANP; from the exons ATGGGCTGTGCCAGCAGCACtcccatggttgcaacggcgGGCAGCGAAATGCTGAAAGCCGCCAGCCATGTCAAACAGAAGGGCGAGGCCGTCGTGGaag ACGCCTCTGAAACACTGACCACCACTTTGGACACGGCCAAGGAGACCGTTGGCACGGCGGTGGCGGGAATTACCACTGAGCTGGGCAACGCCTTCAAGGAGGGCACTCAGGCTCTGGACGAGGCCAAGCACAAGGTGATGGAGGGTCTGCACCTGGAAGAGCCACAGGAATCCGAATCGAAAACAGATCCGGTAGAGGCAACGATGACCAGTTCCCGAGCACCGACGCCCAAAATGCAGGAAGATACGGATAGCCTGAAGACCACCACTCCAGAGCCGGAGATCGAACGTGCTCTGGCCAACGAGGAGGAGAGCCCACCGACTCCGAAACCCTCGCTGGAGGAGATGGTTCTGATAAGTGCCGAAGTCTCGCAGGCAACTGCTGCGGATGCACCTGCTCCGCCGGCTGCCGAGCCTACATCCGCTCCAGCAACAGATGCACCCGCAACCGAATCCTCCGCTGCCGTGGA CCCCATCGCAAATCCGTAA